The DNA region GACGATTCTGCGGGCTGTCTATCGGAACCTTGGATATCTGCTGGCCGAGTTTTGCCAGATGCCGGGTTACACGCGAGAGCAGGCGAGCCGGTTCATTCACTATGACGGGCTTGAGAACTATTTGACCGCGCGCGAACGGGGTAAAGGCGTATTGGTGCTGACCGGCCACCTTGGAGCCTGGGAGCTATCGAGTTTTTATCATTCGCTGATGGGCTATCCCATGGGGATGGTAATCCGTCGGCTGGACAATCCCCTGGTGGATGAGTTCGTGAACCGAATCCGCTGTCTGCATGGAAATCGCGTGATTCACAAGGATGACTTTGCGCGGGGCTTGATCGCTACGATGCGTGCGGGCGAGACGGTGGGAATTCTGATGGATACGAATATGACTCCGCCACAGGGTGTTTTTGTGCCGTTTTTTGGAGTGCAGGCTTGCACTGCATCGGGTATGGCGCGGATCGCGCTGAAGACGGGCGCGGCGGTGGTGCCCGGGTTCCTTTTCTGGGAGCAGCGGGAGCAGAGATACGTTTTGCGGTTTGGAGAAGAGTTGAACCTGGTTCGGACGGCCGATTCTGAAGAGGACGCGGTGGCCAACACAGCGCTGTTCACCAGTGTGATTGAACGGTATGTGAGGGAATATCCGGAGCAGTGGCTGTGGATGCATCGGCGATGGAAGACACGGCCGCCGGGCGAGACGGGGATCTACTGATGGCTAAGATGAGCGAAGTTGCTGATTGGGTTGGGGTGAGTTCTCCAGCTGTGGATGGGGAGATTACCGCAGTTTCGAGCATCGAGGCGGCGACTTTAACGTCGCTGGTGTTTGCGGTTGACCCTGCCGCACTGGCGGCTGCCGTGGCATCGCCGGCAGGTGTGATTCTGGCTGGTCAAACATTGAAGGGGACGGAGGATTCCCGGGTCTGGCGCGTGGCTGACCCCCGCTATGCTTTTGCTATCGTCGCAAAGAAATTGAAAGGGAAGGGGTTCGAGGCTGGCATTCATCCTTCGGCAGTGGTGGGTGAAGGGGTGGAGATTGGCACGGGAACCAGCATCGGTCCAGGGGCGGTGATTGGGGATGCCGTGCGCATCGGCAAAGACTGCAATATCCTGGCGCGGGTGACGCTCTATCCGAAGACGGTGCTGGGAGATCGCGTGGTGGTGCAGGCGGGTGCGGTACTGGGGTCAACAGGGTTTGGCTATGTGCGAAATGCGGAGACCGGCGAGTATGTGGTCTTTCCGCAACAGGGAAGTTTGCATGTTGAAGATGATGTTGAGATTGGTGCTAACTCGACCATCGATCGAGGAGCGCTGGGAGAGACGCGCATCGGCAGGGGTACAAAGATTGATAATCTGGTGCATATCGGCCATAACTGCGTGATTGGAAAGAATGTGATCATCGCGGCGCAGACCGGGATCTCTGGGTCGAGCGTGGTGGAGGACGGTGCGATTCTGGGCGGGCAGGTCGGGATCGGAGAACACGCGACCGTGGGAGCGGGAGTGATTCTGGGTGGAGGCGCAGGGGTATTGAGTGGGAAGAAGATGCGCGGGCCGGGACAGGTCTTCTGGGGGCGGCCGGCGCGGCCTTTGAAGGAGTATCTTCGAGATCTGGCGCGGTTACGGAAGGGTTGATTGAGTTGGGTAAAAGACGATGGCAATTCTGGTTGTAGGCGGCCATAGCCGCAACATCGGGAAGACGAGCGTGGTTGCCGGGCTGATCGCCGCGCTGCCGGAGATGCGATGGACGGCGTTCAAGGTGACGCAGTTCGGCCATGGGGTTTGCTCGGCCAATGGAGAGCCGTGTGACTGCGAGACGGCCGACCACACCATCGCTGTGACGGAAGAGCGGAGAAGAGCAAGTGGAACTGATTCTGCGCGATACCTTGAGGCCGGGGCGGTGCGGTCATTCTGGGTGAGGACGCGGCAGGGCCAGTTGGCGGAGGCGATGCCGAGGATTCGCAAGGAACTGGAGCGAGCGGAGAATGCGGTGATCGAGTCGAACAGCATTCTGCGCTTTCTGCGGCCGGATATTTACTTGAGCGTGCTCGATCCGGCGGTCGCAGACTTCAAAGAGTCGGCACGGCTTTACCTCGACCGAGCGGATGCGGTGCTGGTGCCGGAGGGTGTGCTGGGCAAGCCGGAGTGGAAGGGAGTTTCATTGAAGCTGGTGGCGGGGGTTCCTGTGCTTGCGATGCGGCCGCCGGTGTATGTGACGGAAGAACTGGTGCAGTTTGTGGCGGCACGGATCGGTTGCGGGCTGGTCCGCTGACCTCAAGGACAACGGAAAAAGCAGGATCCGAGATAACCTGTTGACGCAATATACTGCTACATCGGAAGGCGAATAGGGGTGCCGACGTGCTGAAGTTTGCGCGAACGGCATTCTGACGCAGGGAGAATTGAATGGCGG from Edaphobacter paludis includes:
- a CDS encoding lysophospholipid acyltransferase family protein, with amino-acid sequence MSDGAQRNSRRPGVTAREWVEFCVVRMFVGCLGILPRRLARAVGAGIGWLAFQLLGRLRKVGLRNLELAFPMKPASERETILRAVYRNLGYLLAEFCQMPGYTREQASRFIHYDGLENYLTARERGKGVLVLTGHLGAWELSSFYHSLMGYPMGMVIRRLDNPLVDEFVNRIRCLHGNRVIHKDDFARGLIATMRAGETVGILMDTNMTPPQGVFVPFFGVQACTASGMARIALKTGAAVVPGFLFWEQREQRYVLRFGEELNLVRTADSEEDAVANTALFTSVIERYVREYPEQWLWMHRRWKTRPPGETGIY
- the lpxD gene encoding UDP-3-O-(3-hydroxymyristoyl)glucosamine N-acyltransferase; its protein translation is MSEVADWVGVSSPAVDGEITAVSSIEAATLTSLVFAVDPAALAAAVASPAGVILAGQTLKGTEDSRVWRVADPRYAFAIVAKKLKGKGFEAGIHPSAVVGEGVEIGTGTSIGPGAVIGDAVRIGKDCNILARVTLYPKTVLGDRVVVQAGAVLGSTGFGYVRNAETGEYVVFPQQGSLHVEDDVEIGANSTIDRGALGETRIGRGTKIDNLVHIGHNCVIGKNVIIAAQTGISGSSVVEDGAILGGQVGIGEHATVGAGVILGGGAGVLSGKKMRGPGQVFWGRPARPLKEYLRDLARLRKG